The DNA region ATTTATGTTCAACTTTGTCAATATGACTTTTCCATGTGACCAATACATAAAATCATAATCTAGAAATTTGAAATGTTCACTTTTCCTACAGTGTCACGCAAACATTGTCACTGATCTTtatccttgaaaaaaaaaaaagaaaaaagtttgaattttttCAACAGATAACTTAAAATCCCATCTCGGACTTattttcaactttatttaagccttaaatagatttttaatttgaacAAGAAATAAACTTACtattacacatacacacacacacaaagtgcgCTTTACACACAATTTAGCTTTGTTTAGGAAACTCTGTATAGGCTTGTAACTACATTTACACAAACTGCCCTTAGGCTTCAATACACTGTAAAAGGTAAGATACCCATTCACCAACAAATAGGCCGACatatgtttttctcatttttaaggACACATGAAGattatatacagtgtgtgtgtttatatatccTTACAATAAATGCCTGAGGGACTTAAATGGCTCACAGTGACTGACCATAAAATGTTGCTATGAGATTTGAAAGCCTTTAATTATTACCGTGGGCACGGTGAATCATATGTGATCCTGACTCTTTAATCCAATTTGTCTCTTAATGTTTATTATTAAGTGTAAGAGTTATGCCCCCTGGTCCAAAGACTATTTGGACTTGATTTTGGCACGACTCTCTAAAGTTAAACAACTCCCTCAAGTTTCAGACACCAGGCTTTTCCAGGAGATACTGGCATAGCAGGCATGAGAATCATCAGTCCAGCTGTTGGTGTCACTGGCACCCACTTCAGTGGTACGTCAGGATAGTCCATAAGTGTAACCTGGGGATGTGAAAGAGTAGTATGCAGAGTTTATGGCTATGATACACAATGGTGACTGGGATTCAACTTTATTAGGCATAATGGTGTAAGGCAATGATACTCAATTTACGTCCCataggccaaatctggcccctgattcCAGGTTTCCccccagccattttctaatCCCAACtagaaataaagtaatttacactaggaattgtttttgtacttttagtgtacacAAAGTGccagaatgcataaaacagcataaaaatagagcttgtttataaaaaaaaatgtgccagtggaggattcccGGCATCCCTGACAGACGTCATGACATGCCCTCTGTCAGGGACACATGTCTGTAAATCCTGGAAATGCACAAAAACCTAgaagtgtcctgaaatccttaaaacaatctgaagtcctagaaatgtcctaaattttcagaaatgtcctggaatcctagaaacatcctaaaatcacagaaacatcctaaaatcctagaaatgacctgaaatccTAGTAACATATGGAGCTGCTGAGActgcccctggcctcctgtcattttacaaaagtggccctcaggcaaagcaagttgagtatctctgcttgTAAGGCTTACTTTTGTGGCTCCAGTGGTCCTTGGGACTGTGAGCTGAAGCTGTTGTCTGGATGGCCAGCCAAGCATTATGGCATAAACAGTACTGTTTTTGGCAGTGTACCTAAAATAGGAGCAAAAAGTGTCTTAATTTACACCACAAAATCACAAGATGTTGCTAGGAAGACGACTGTCTGGGCCTTCactaaatgtcacaaaaacgCAGTCTCACCAGACAGTGACAGTGCTGTTCTCTGTCTGGACCCTCCATGGTTTGGAAGCATAGATAGCCTCCCCATTTATCCCCAACCAGGCACCCAGTCCCCTCAGCCTCTCCTCAAACACCGGGGCAATCATGCCATCTGCCATCGGCCCAATGTTCAGCAGGTAGTTTCCACCCATTGCCACCACATACACCAAGTCCTGAGGAAAGAGAGTGTGAGATTAATGCTAATATCCTTAAATAATTGATCACAAAATACCTGGACATGCATCAGTTGCAGGTGATATCCTTTACCTTTATAATAGATGACAGGTTCATGAGTTCGCTTAGCTTCATGTCTCTTCGGTAGCCCCAGGAACGAGTGTCAATGGACTGACATTTCTCCCATTTGTGATCTGGAAGTTTACCAGGTGTGTACCTGTCTGCACAGTTGTAGTAGCCACCATGTTTGCAGTAGCAGCCCTTACCCCACCTGTCATTGGTAACCACCACATCCTGAAGAAACGTGCAAGTTattatttgcaataaaaaagactGCTGCTATTTgctaatctgtttttttcccacacataGTGCTGACAGAACATGGCTTTGATGAACCCTGTTGCTGTAAATGCTGTTTCACCTTGACTGGGCTGTCATTGTAGAGCCAGGCCAGGAACTGGGTGGAGTTCCAGTAGGTATCTGGTGCGTCCCAGTCCCCATCAGACCAGATCAGATCAGGTTTGTACGCCATCACAAGGTTTACTAGTTCTGGAAGAGTCTTACGGGCAACATAATCCTGAGTCTTGAATCCGAAGGCTTTGTCCAACAAGTAAAGGGGATTGTACCATTCATATAGAGAGTGGTAGAGACCCAAGCGCAGGGACCTGTTGGCAGAGAAGAATTAGTGAATAAACAAAGCAGGTTAGCGCTGTCATCAGGGGCACAGCAAAGGGGTGGCCTCTGGGGCTCTAGCCCTAAATATTTTCTCCCAATTCTATATCATTCCTTACAGAAATGACTTCTGTTGGAATAATAATCAGTGCTGAAGACcacatttagggactgtttgtaaATTTTGAGGGGGGAGAGGGTGGTGCCAAActcactggggagggacttgtgttttttattttggcttaggagGGATGTAAATTttaatggttgtattttgtatttttttataccGATTTTTTAAGAATA from Plectropomus leopardus isolate mb chromosome 18, YSFRI_Pleo_2.0, whole genome shotgun sequence includes:
- the LOC121958077 gene encoding tissue alpha-L-fucosidase-like, which codes for MEPKCVISLFFVPLLTWVPGCAARYAANWTSLDARPLPQWFDEAKIGIFVHWGVFSVPGFGQYSEWFWYWWRTEKRAEQVEFMQKNYPPGFKYVDFASEFRAEFFDPDRWAEIFKASGARYVVFTSKHHEGFTNWPSISSWNWNSVDVGPHRDLVGDLAAAIRKRSLRLGLYHSLYEWYNPLYLLDKAFGFKTQDYVARKTLPELVNLVMAYKPDLIWSDGDWDAPDTYWNSTQFLAWLYNDSPVKDVVVTNDRWGKGCYCKHGGYYNCADRYTPGKLPDHKWEKCQSIDTRSWGYRRDMKLSELMNLSSIIKDLVYVVAMGGNYLLNIGPMADGMIAPVFEERLRGLGAWLGINGEAIYASKPWRVQTENSTVTVWYTAKNSTVYAIMLGWPSRQQLQLTVPRTTGATKVTLMDYPDVPLKWVPVTPTAGLMILMPAMPVSPGKAWCLKLEGVV